In one Lolium rigidum isolate FL_2022 chromosome 3, APGP_CSIRO_Lrig_0.1, whole genome shotgun sequence genomic region, the following are encoded:
- the LOC124695988 gene encoding uncharacterized protein LOC124695988: MATRARAAPGASLWSELPPEIIGAVLCRIPSAVDRVRFRSVCRSWLAAARCYPPTLPPLPLILCPGFALASPSFTDGKDALVTAAHRLPLLGTPLERDPYFGDCVGSFQDWLVCTRLYWRTPPCPWTGADGECFLVNPFSSETIHLPRPCASHSCGKIQSSVPLCNGEGEVICTIHAPEYAMALVKVVLSAPPGTAPSSCTDKNLGSTCIAAAISRRNGEYKLAFCRPEMQSWCICEGNCIKSCVDIEFYQGKLYIVDISTGDLFAFEFKAPPDRSFPVVSRAEHCLIEKLPLMDGSDRRKYNIVQSHGKLLLVARYFTGSWDQFTGVRVYELDFSSDPWRWVEMKGLGGDSILISSSCSNSFPASRTRYHQIDHDRIYFLDPFCPNFSHQVPGNYSYRSQVYSIRDGRIYPFLIDTGPMKGVPGHPVWFCPSQ, from the coding sequence GGGCGTCGCTGTGgtcggaattgcccccggagatcATCGGCGCCGTGCTCTGCAGGATACCCTCCGCCGTCGATCGCGTCAGGTTCCGCTCCGTCTGCCGCTCATGGCTCGCCGCCGCGAGGTGCTACCCGCCGACCCTGCCGCCGCTCCCTCTGATTCTTTGTCCGGGGTTCGCGCTCGCCAGCCCGTCCTTCACGGACGGCAAAGACGCCTTGGTCACCGCCGCTCACCGCCTCCCACTTCTTGGCACGCCGCTCGAGAGGGACCCCTACTTCGGCGATTGTGTCGGCTCTTTTCAAGACTGGCTCGTTTGCACCCGGCTCTACTGGCGCACGCCGCCCTGTCCCTGGACCGGTGCCGATGGTGAGTGTTTCTTGGTGAACCCTTTCTCCAGCGAGACCATCCATCTGCCCAGGCCTTGTGCCTCCCATTCATGCGGCAAGATTCAGAGCTCTGTTCCTCTCTGCAATGGCGAGGGCGAGGTCATCTGCACTATACATGCGCCTGAATATGCAATGGCACTGGTCAAAGTAGTTCTCTCCGCGCCACCTGGCACTGCCCCCAGCTCTTGCACCGACAAAAACCTGGGTTCCACTTGCATCGCCGCTGCAATCTCCCGGAGAAACGGAGAATATAAGCTTGCCTTCTGCAGGCCAGAAATGCAATCATGGTGCATATGCGAGGGCAACTGCATCAAGAGCTGCGTTGACATTGAGTTCTACCAGGGGAAGCTCTACATTGTGGACATCAGCACCGGAGATCTCTTTGCCTTTGAGTTCAAGGCACCTCCTGATCGCTCCTTTCCAGTTGTATCACGCGCCGAGCACTGTCTGATAGAGAAGCTGCCCTTAATGGATGGTAGTGACCGCCGAAAATACAATATTGTGCAGTCTCATGGAAAGCTATTGCTGGTTGCCAGATACTTCACAGGAAGCTGGGATCAATTCACTGGAGTTAGAGTCTATGAATTGGACTTCAGTTCAGATCCATGGAGATGGGTAGAAATGAAGGGCTTGGGCGGCGACAGTATTCTTATCAGCTCATCCTGCAGCAACTCATTCCCTGCCTCTCGGACTCGGTATCATCAGATTGATCATGACCGCATCTATTTTCTTGATCCCTTTTGCCCCAATTTCTCCCACCAGGTGCCGGGAAACTATTCCTATCGTTCTCAAGTGTACAGCATTAGAGATGGAAGGATCTATCCGTTTCTTATTGATACAGGACCAATGAAAGGTGTTCCGGGGCATCCCGTGTGGTTCTGCCCTTCTCAGTGA